A portion of the Paenibacillus hamazuiensis genome contains these proteins:
- the dapA gene encoding 4-hydroxy-tetrahydrodipicolinate synthase, whose protein sequence is MLNERDMRGIFVPVVTPFLPNEELDLDSFRKYAGNLLRQNIQGLVVNGTTGESPTVSLEEVTALVQVVKIGMAEHKVRMPIILGTGTNDTASTVKRTELAGKLGADAVLVVTPYYSRPSEEGIIEHFRRVAQVGVPVIAYEVPSRTGIRLSAAAILRIMDLNGVIGLKDSSGGTSLISELTRHETKPVLCGDDLFFHAMLSQGASGGILASANMETDRFADVYRLADQGDFTGAKKAFDSLYPLIEMLFRESNPAPLKWLMARKGILSSAALRSPMGPITAALQQELEHVFQLRAQ, encoded by the coding sequence ATGTTAAACGAACGGGATATGCGAGGTATTTTTGTTCCGGTAGTAACCCCTTTTTTGCCGAATGAGGAATTGGATTTGGATTCGTTCCGGAAATACGCAGGAAACCTGCTGCGGCAAAATATTCAAGGTTTGGTCGTTAACGGTACGACCGGCGAATCGCCGACCGTTTCCTTGGAGGAAGTAACCGCCCTTGTGCAGGTCGTCAAGATCGGCATGGCGGAACATAAAGTTCGCATGCCGATTATATTAGGCACGGGAACAAACGATACCGCTTCAACGGTAAAACGGACGGAGCTGGCCGGGAAGCTCGGCGCGGACGCTGTGCTTGTCGTAACGCCGTATTACAGCCGTCCGTCCGAGGAAGGCATTATCGAACATTTTCGCAGGGTGGCGCAGGTCGGCGTACCGGTCATCGCCTACGAGGTTCCCTCCCGTACGGGTATTCGGCTTTCTGCAGCTGCCATTCTCAGGATCATGGATTTAAACGGGGTGATCGGGTTAAAAGACAGTTCCGGAGGCACTTCGCTCATCTCCGAGCTGACGCGCCATGAAACGAAACCGGTGCTTTGCGGGGACGATCTGTTTTTTCACGCCATGTTAAGCCAAGGCGCTTCCGGCGGCATACTGGCGTCGGCCAACATGGAAACGGACCGCTTTGCCGATGTTTACCGTCTTGCCGATCAGGGCGATTTCACCGGGGCGAAAAAAGCATTCGATTCCCTTTATCCGCTCATCGAAATGTTATTCCGGGAATCCAACCCCGCCCCGCTCAAATGGCTGATGGCCCGCAAGGGCATCCTATCGTCAGCCGCCCTCCGTTCCCCGATGGGACCGATTACGGCAGCGCTGCAGCAGGAGCTGGAGCATGTTTTCCAACTTCGTGCACAATAA
- a CDS encoding stalk domain-containing protein, with amino-acid sequence MRKKMWLTTAAALTCSLALASSAAFAAEPVKSDMLLQINGKDAEFANQSYLVDSSLYAPYEAVAKQLGAEAKWNAETKTLTMQKESNTLELKAGSRSYKVNGLELAAPTSLQVTDTAVLVPVRVVFEAFDYRIGYDSKTRFVSMQSNTDAKPAFKVHGVTQDGYVTGSELKVSVFAFNHALKDFAQAKEAKAGEGHIHLWLDTDKLDPQTAVKAFKNEPVVFKDLKPGEHTLTVQLVGNDHKPLQPDIKQVIKFHSVTVSILKDLDPDKATGLRIEGVIADEKHRVYTVEMDSKKLYRIMADTGQTDVLTVLPRTATGMAFDAEGNLFIASGGEEGVVFKVRKADLEGGPFETSKVETYITGTQGANGVTFDSKGNMYVSGGANGNIYLLTKGGELYTFKSGITPERQEQMITVNGVAFGKDGKLYVANTSSGEVNRFAINEDGSLGARERVAQSPLLYGADGLNFGPDGAVYVAANERNAIVRVSLDGKVTEVTHNGNGGPLEFPASLHFVGHTLYISNFDQPRGDNRPNEPGIGASVAKIEFGSSNK; translated from the coding sequence ATGCGAAAAAAGATGTGGTTAACAACGGCCGCGGCGCTTACCTGCAGTTTGGCGCTGGCATCCTCGGCGGCATTTGCCGCCGAACCGGTCAAGTCCGACATGCTGCTGCAAATTAACGGCAAGGATGCCGAATTTGCAAACCAAAGCTATTTGGTGGACAGCAGCTTGTATGCGCCTTATGAAGCGGTTGCGAAACAGCTTGGTGCAGAAGCGAAATGGAATGCGGAAACGAAGACGTTGACGATGCAAAAGGAAAGCAATACGCTGGAGCTTAAGGCCGGCAGCCGTTCGTACAAAGTGAACGGACTTGAGCTGGCTGCGCCCACATCCCTACAGGTAACGGACACAGCGGTGCTCGTACCTGTTCGCGTCGTGTTCGAAGCCTTCGATTACCGGATCGGCTATGACAGCAAAACCCGCTTTGTCAGCATGCAATCGAATACCGACGCCAAACCCGCCTTCAAGGTGCACGGCGTAACCCAGGACGGCTACGTCACAGGCAGCGAGCTGAAAGTTTCCGTCTTCGCCTTCAACCATGCCCTGAAAGATTTTGCGCAAGCGAAGGAAGCCAAAGCCGGTGAAGGCCATATTCATCTATGGCTTGACACCGATAAGCTCGATCCGCAAACGGCGGTGAAAGCGTTCAAAAACGAACCGGTCGTGTTCAAGGACCTGAAGCCGGGCGAACATACGCTCACCGTTCAGCTTGTCGGCAACGACCATAAACCTCTGCAGCCGGATATTAAGCAGGTTATCAAATTCCACTCCGTAACCGTCTCGATTTTGAAGGATCTGGATCCGGACAAAGCGACGGGCCTTCGGATCGAAGGCGTGATCGCCGACGAGAAACACCGCGTGTATACGGTCGAAATGGATAGCAAGAAGCTGTACCGCATTATGGCGGATACCGGCCAAACGGACGTGCTGACCGTGCTGCCGCGGACCGCGACTGGGATGGCTTTCGACGCCGAAGGCAATCTGTTCATTGCGAGCGGCGGCGAAGAAGGCGTTGTTTTCAAAGTCCGCAAGGCGGATCTGGAGGGCGGACCGTTCGAAACGTCAAAGGTCGAGACGTATATCACCGGAACGCAAGGCGCAAACGGTGTGACGTTCGACTCCAAGGGCAACATGTATGTCAGCGGCGGCGCGAACGGCAACATTTACTTGCTGACGAAGGGCGGCGAATTATACACCTTCAAGAGCGGCATAACGCCGGAGCGCCAGGAGCAGATGATCACAGTGAACGGTGTAGCCTTCGGCAAGGACGGCAAGCTGTACGTGGCCAACACGAGCTCCGGCGAAGTGAACCGCTTTGCGATCAACGAGGACGGCTCGCTCGGCGCGCGGGAACGCGTTGCCCAAAGTCCGCTGCTGTACGGCGCGGACGGACTGAACTTCGGACCGGACGGTGCGGTGTATGTGGCGGCGAACGAGCGCAACGCGATCGTGCGTGTCTCCTTGGACGGCAAGGTGACGGAAGTCACGCACAACGGCAACGGCGGACCGCTGGAATTCCCGGCGAGCCTGCATTTCGTCGGCCATACGCTGTATATCAGCAACTTCGACCAGCCGCGCGGCGATAACCGGCCGAACGAGCCGGGCATCGGAGCTTCGGTCGCGAAGATCGAATTCGGCTCCTCGAATAAATAG
- the pdxA gene encoding 4-hydroxythreonine-4-phosphate dehydrogenase PdxA yields the protein MKPIVGITMGDAAGIGPEVIVKALAHSSVYEICRPVVIGDKAILERAARIVQAEAAVHSIPHVREGKYAPGTIDCLDMNLLPDDLPLGQISPKAGDAAFQFLKKAVELAMAKEIHAICTAPLNKEALQKGGHLYPGHTEILADLTGTEDYSMMLSSPKLKVIHLTTHVGLIKAIESITPERTYKVIKLAHETLSRAGYVNPRIAVCGINPHAGENGLFGNGEEEEKLIPGIQKAAAEGIQASGPYPADTLFFRAVRKDFDIVVACYHDQGHVPIKVLGLEEGVNITVGLNGGIIRTSVDHGTAFDIAGKNIADERSMLAAIQAAADLSPK from the coding sequence ATGAAACCAATCGTCGGGATCACTATGGGAGACGCTGCAGGCATAGGCCCGGAGGTGATTGTGAAAGCACTCGCGCATTCGTCTGTGTACGAAATATGCCGGCCTGTCGTAATCGGGGATAAGGCTATATTGGAACGCGCCGCCCGCATCGTGCAGGCTGAAGCTGCCGTTCATTCGATCCCTCATGTAAGGGAAGGGAAATATGCGCCGGGGACGATAGATTGTTTGGACATGAACTTGCTGCCGGACGATCTTCCGTTAGGGCAAATATCTCCGAAAGCCGGCGACGCCGCGTTTCAATTCTTGAAAAAAGCGGTTGAACTTGCGATGGCCAAGGAGATTCATGCGATTTGCACAGCTCCGTTGAACAAGGAAGCGCTGCAAAAGGGCGGTCATTTATATCCGGGCCACACCGAAATTTTGGCGGATTTGACGGGGACGGAAGATTACTCGATGATGCTTTCTTCGCCCAAACTTAAGGTCATTCATTTGACCACCCACGTAGGCTTGATCAAGGCTATCGAATCGATCACTCCCGAGCGTACGTATAAAGTGATCAAGCTGGCACACGAAACGTTAAGCCGGGCCGGTTACGTCAATCCGAGGATTGCCGTTTGCGGCATTAACCCGCATGCGGGAGAAAACGGCCTCTTCGGCAACGGGGAGGAGGAGGAGAAGTTAATCCCGGGCATACAAAAGGCCGCAGCGGAAGGCATACAGGCGAGCGGTCCCTATCCTGCCGACACGTTGTTTTTCAGGGCGGTTCGCAAAGATTTCGACATCGTGGTCGCATGTTATCACGATCAAGGCCATGTTCCCATCAAGGTGCTGGGGCTTGAAGAAGGCGTCAATATAACGGTAGGGCTTAACGGAGGGATCATACGCACATCCGTCGACCACGGCACCGCCTTCGATATAGCGGGCAAAAACATAGCGGATGAAAGGAGTATGCTCGCCGCCATTCAAGCGGCTGCCGACCTGTCTCCGAAGTAA
- a CDS encoding four-carbon acid sugar kinase family protein produces MRLCIISDDLTGACDCGGQLIRYGLDVSVALNGDAEALRVKDAVIIDTDSRAVSGAEAYERVKKVCERIGNESFDVVYKKIDSTLRGNVGTEINAVYDVFRPDFVIIAPAYPENGRQVIDGVHFLNGKRLHETEVARDPKTPVQDSLVSRLIQTQAQREVGHLSCHDLNQGRDAVAEKLKSFKNRNISYITADSAVEEDLHRLVLFLKQTGYSVIWVGSAGLMKYLPLAYGLRQEKKEAAIAKHEQPVLLVIGSVSATGRKQLQQLLSSPNVTGIELESAHVLLDGEAKQKERQRVMQLAEAAFLQGRHTALFSSNQVEITQQIGSGYGLGPVEVSNLISEALGELTVSLIRRFDLQHLFLTGGDTAHQVFRQLQTDEFQLLDEVEPGVPLGRLYKEKEIFAVTKAGNFGTESVMIKAVEKLQGGPL; encoded by the coding sequence ATGCGCTTATGCATAATTTCGGACGATCTGACAGGGGCATGCGATTGCGGCGGTCAATTAATCCGCTACGGACTTGATGTGTCCGTTGCGCTAAACGGCGATGCAGAAGCTTTGCGGGTGAAAGACGCCGTGATCATCGATACGGACAGCCGCGCCGTTTCGGGAGCAGAAGCGTACGAACGGGTAAAAAAAGTGTGCGAACGTATAGGGAATGAGTCTTTTGATGTCGTATATAAAAAAATTGATTCCACTCTGCGCGGAAATGTCGGGACAGAAATCAATGCGGTTTACGACGTTTTTCGCCCGGATTTCGTCATTATTGCGCCGGCTTACCCGGAAAACGGACGCCAGGTCATCGACGGGGTTCACTTTCTGAACGGAAAGCGGCTGCATGAGACGGAAGTGGCGCGGGATCCGAAAACTCCGGTTCAAGATTCCCTCGTCAGCCGGCTTATTCAAACTCAAGCGCAGCGGGAAGTGGGGCACCTATCCTGCCATGATTTGAATCAGGGCCGCGATGCCGTTGCGGAAAAACTGAAATCGTTTAAAAACAGAAACATTTCTTACATAACGGCGGATTCCGCAGTTGAAGAGGATTTGCACCGTCTCGTTCTGTTTTTGAAGCAGACCGGGTATTCTGTCATTTGGGTAGGCTCAGCCGGTTTAATGAAATATTTGCCGCTTGCTTATGGATTAAGGCAGGAAAAAAAGGAAGCCGCCATAGCTAAGCATGAACAACCTGTTTTGCTCGTCATAGGGAGCGTCAGCGCCACCGGACGAAAGCAGCTGCAGCAGCTGCTTTCGTCCCCCAATGTGACCGGAATTGAGCTGGAATCGGCACATGTGCTGCTGGACGGGGAAGCGAAACAAAAGGAACGGCAGCGGGTGATGCAGCTCGCTGAAGCCGCTTTTCTTCAAGGCCGCCATACGGCGCTGTTTTCGTCCAATCAGGTGGAGATTACGCAGCAAATCGGCAGCGGATACGGCCTCGGACCGGTCGAGGTGAGCAATTTAATTTCGGAAGCGCTTGGTGAATTGACCGTCTCTCTGATCCGGCGTTTTGATTTGCAGCATCTGTTTCTTACCGGAGGAGACACGGCGCATCAAGTGTTTCGGCAGCTTCAGACCGATGAATTTCAGCTGCTTGACGAAGTGGAGCCGGGGGTTCCGCTGGGGAGGCTTTATAAAGAGAAAGAGATTTTTGCCGTGACCAAAGCGGGCAATTTCGGTACCGAGTCGGTCATGATAAAGGCGGTAGAAAAACTTCAAGGAGGTCCATTATGA
- the dapA gene encoding 4-hydroxy-tetrahydrodipicolinate synthase: MLIPKGIIPAMVTPFTEEYKLNEPALRQMVNKFIDAGVHGLFGLGTNGEFFSLTGEEKIRIAEIVVDEVKGRVPVYIGAGGISTEETVRLTKKLEEIGVDAVSVITPYFLTFTQKELLDHYKTLADSTSLPIVLYNIPARTGNHLQAGTVKELSKLPNIVGIKDSSGSYDHILAYIQETDPETFSVLAGTDSLILSTLMAGGQGAIASTANVFPEEVVSIYSHWKQGELAKAEKAQRVLRSLRSAFALGTLPSVLKEVLNMIGVPAGPSRKPVGELSAEVKGQLEKMVQTYREQGFLKQA; the protein is encoded by the coding sequence TTGTTAATTCCAAAAGGCATCATTCCCGCTATGGTGACACCGTTCACCGAGGAATATAAGCTGAACGAGCCCGCATTGCGGCAAATGGTCAACAAGTTTATCGATGCGGGGGTACACGGGTTATTCGGTTTGGGTACGAACGGCGAGTTCTTCTCATTAACCGGCGAAGAAAAAATTCGCATTGCCGAAATCGTGGTGGATGAGGTCAAAGGAAGGGTCCCCGTATATATCGGAGCGGGTGGAATCAGTACGGAAGAAACCGTCCGCCTGACCAAGAAGCTGGAGGAAATCGGCGTGGATGCCGTTTCGGTCATAACCCCTTACTTTTTGACCTTTACGCAAAAAGAACTGCTCGACCATTACAAAACATTGGCCGATTCCACGTCCTTGCCGATCGTGCTGTATAACATTCCTGCGCGAACCGGAAATCATTTGCAGGCGGGTACGGTCAAGGAGCTGTCCAAGCTGCCGAATATCGTCGGCATTAAAGACAGCAGCGGGAGCTACGATCATATTTTGGCCTACATCCAAGAGACCGATCCCGAGACGTTCTCGGTATTGGCCGGGACGGACTCTTTGATATTATCGACCTTAATGGCCGGCGGCCAAGGAGCGATCGCCTCGACGGCCAATGTGTTTCCTGAAGAGGTGGTTTCGATTTATTCGCACTGGAAGCAAGGGGAGCTGGCGAAAGCGGAAAAGGCTCAGCGGGTGCTCCGCAGCCTCCGCAGCGCTTTTGCACTGGGGACGCTGCCGTCGGTGCTTAAGGAAGTGCTGAACATGATCGGAGTTCCGGCCGGACCTTCGCGAAAACCGGTAGGCGAGCTGTCCGCCGAAGTGAAGGGGCAGCTGGAAAAGATGGTTCAAACCTATCGTGAACAAGGCTTTTTGAAGCAGGCGTAA